Genomic window (Caldinitratiruptor microaerophilus):
TCGAGACGCCGGAAGGCCCGAACATCGGCCTGATCGGCGCCCTGGCAACGTACGCCCGCGTGAACGAGTACGGCTTCATCGAGACGCCGTACCGGAAGGTCGACCGCGAGAACAAGCGGATCCTCGACGAGGTGGTCTACCTCACGGCCGACGAGGAGGACGAGGCCGTGATCGCCGAGGCGAACACGCCGATCAAGGACGGCTGGTTCGCCAGCGACCGGGTGGTGTGCCGCTACCGGAGCGACTTCGTCGAGGTGCCGCCCGAGCAGGTCGACTACATGGACGTGTCGCCCAAGCAGATCGTCTCGGTGGCGACCGCCCTCATCCCGTTCCTCGAGAACGACGACGCCTCCCGGGCCCTGATGGGCTCGAACATGCAGCGCCAGGCCGTGCCGCTCCTGCGGCCCGACGCCCCGCTGGTCGGGACCGGGCTCGAGTTCCGCGCCGCGTACGACTCGGGCGTGCTGGTCGTCGCCGAGGGTCCCGGCGTGGTCGAGCGGGTGTCCGGCTCCGAGATCGTCGTCCGCCAGGACGACGGCACCGTGCGGCGTTACAAGCTCACGAAGTTCCAGCGCTCGAACCAGGGCACGTGCCTCAACCAGCGGCCGATCGTCCGCAAGGGCCAGCGCGTGGAGAAGGGCGACATCCTGGCCGACGGGCCTTCGACCGACGGCGGCGAGCTCGCCCTGGGCCGGAACCTCCTGGTCGCCTACATGTGCTGGGAAGGCTACAACTACGAGGACGCCATCGTCATCAGCGAGCGGGCGGTCACGGAGGACCTCCTCACCTCGATCCACATCGAGGAGCACGAGTGCGAGGCCCGCGACACCAAGCTCGGGCCGGAGGAGATCACCCGGGACATCCCCAACGTCGGCGAGGACGTCCTGCGCGACCTCGACGAGCGGGGCATCATCCGCATCGGCGCCGAGGTGCGGCCCGGCGACATCCTGGTCGGCAAGGTCACCCCCAAGGGCGAGACCGAGCTCACGGCCGAGGAGCGGCTCCTGCGGGCGATCTTCGGCGAGAAGGCCCGGGAGGTCCGGGACACCTCCCTGCGGGTGCCGCACGGGGAGAGCGGCATCGTCGTCGACGTGAAGGTCTTCACCCGCGAGCAGGGCGACGAGCTGCCTCCGGGCGTGAACCAGCTGGTGCGCGTCTACATCGCCCAGAAGCGGAAGATCTCCGAGGGCGACAAGATGGCGGGCCGCCACGGGAACAAGGGCGTGATCTCCAAGATCCTGCCGGTCGAGGACATGCCGTTCCTGCCGGACGGGACGCCGGTCGACATCGTCCTGAGCCCGCTGGGCGTGCCTTCCCGGATGAACATCGGCCAGATCCTGGAAACCCACCTCGGCTGGGCGGCGCAGAAGCTCGGCATGTACGTGGCCACGCCGGTCTTCGACGGGGCCGACGAGAACGAGATCAAGGAGCTGCTGCGCAAGGCCGGGCTGCCGGAGAGCGGCAAGATCCCGCTGCGGGACGGCCGCACCGGCGAGCTCTTCGACAGCGAGGTCACGGTGGGCGTGGCGTACATGCTGAAGCTCGCCCACCTGGTCGACGACAAGATTCACGCCCGCTCCACGGGCCCCTACAGCCTGGTCACCCAGCAGCCGCTGGGCGGCAAGGCGCAGTTCGGCGGCCAGCGCTTCGGGGAGATGGAGGTGTGGGCGCTCGAGGCCTACGGCGCCGCGTACACCCTGCAGGAGCTGCTGACCGTCAAGTCGGACGACGTGGTCGGTCGCGTGAAGACGTACGAGGCGATCGTGAAGGGCGAGAACGTGCCGGAGCCGGGCGTGCCCGAATCCTTCAAGGTCCTGATCAAGGAGCTCCAGTCGCTCTGCCTCGACGTGCGGGTGCTGTCGGAGGACAACCAGGAGATCGAGATCCGGGAGGTCGACGAGGACTTCCACGACGGGCTGCGTGACCTCGACATCCCGGTGCCCGACGAGTACGTCGAGCGCCCGGTGCCGGCCCGCCGCCCGGCCGGTGACGAGGAGGAAGAGGAGGCCGAGGACGCGGAGGAGGACGCCGCGATCCTGGCCGGCGGCGACATGGGCGAGACGCTCGACCTGGAGGACGCCTTGCCCGACGCCGACGGCGGTGAGGAAGAGGATCTCCCGGTCCGTGCCGGCCGCACCGGCCGGGCC
Coding sequences:
- the rpoB gene encoding DNA-directed RNA polymerase subunit beta — encoded protein: MGRTLKAGMRERYSFGRIDEVLELPNLIELQQNSYQWFLREGLQDIFRDISPITDFTGNLVLEFLDYSLGEPKYSIEECKERDVTYAAPLRVRVRLVNKETGEVKEQEVFLGDFPLMTANGTFIINGAERVIVSQLVRSPGVYYSEQVDASGKKLFFATVIPNRGAWLEFETDANDLITVRVDRTRKLPATVLLRALGYSSDHQVLEAVGEHELVRRTLEKDGTDSEDEALIEIYKRLRPGEPPAVDNARQLLDSLFFEPKRYDLAPVGRYKLNKKLALRRRIAGTNAAERVVDPATGEVLAEPGQPIDRKLAERIEQAGIGRITVQLKDGSTVRVVSNGQPPITQKTITREDIVAIVNYMCTLAKGLGSVDDIDHLGNRRLRSVGELLQNQFRIGLARMERVVKERMTIQDVEAITPQALINIRPVVAAVKEFFGSSQLSQFMDQTNPLAELTHKRRLSALGPGGLSRERAGFEVRDVHHSHYGRMCPIETPEGPNIGLIGALATYARVNEYGFIETPYRKVDRENKRILDEVVYLTADEEDEAVIAEANTPIKDGWFASDRVVCRYRSDFVEVPPEQVDYMDVSPKQIVSVATALIPFLENDDASRALMGSNMQRQAVPLLRPDAPLVGTGLEFRAAYDSGVLVVAEGPGVVERVSGSEIVVRQDDGTVRRYKLTKFQRSNQGTCLNQRPIVRKGQRVEKGDILADGPSTDGGELALGRNLLVAYMCWEGYNYEDAIVISERAVTEDLLTSIHIEEHECEARDTKLGPEEITRDIPNVGEDVLRDLDERGIIRIGAEVRPGDILVGKVTPKGETELTAEERLLRAIFGEKAREVRDTSLRVPHGESGIVVDVKVFTREQGDELPPGVNQLVRVYIAQKRKISEGDKMAGRHGNKGVISKILPVEDMPFLPDGTPVDIVLSPLGVPSRMNIGQILETHLGWAAQKLGMYVATPVFDGADENEIKELLRKAGLPESGKIPLRDGRTGELFDSEVTVGVAYMLKLAHLVDDKIHARSTGPYSLVTQQPLGGKAQFGGQRFGEMEVWALEAYGAAYTLQELLTVKSDDVVGRVKTYEAIVKGENVPEPGVPESFKVLIKELQSLCLDVRVLSEDNQEIEIREVDEDFHDGLRDLDIPVPDEYVERPVPARRPAGDEEEEEAEDAEEDAAILAGGDMGETLDLEDALPDADGGEEEDLPVRAGRTGRAGRLGAGARGGTGAGVDGGLDDLDGEGPEGGPDGDLDDEE